In the Solibacillus sp. FSL K6-1523 genome, one interval contains:
- a CDS encoding glycosyltransferase family 4 protein translates to MRKVNICMVVQEPLVRGGIAAVVNGYRTSKLEEAFNIYYIESYKDGGKLSKLCKVILGYFHFMFILMFYKPSVVHIHSSFGPSFYRKIPFIYFAHFKKIPIINHIHGADFETFYTKASQKKKKLIRKIYNKCSKLIALSDEWKDNLMKIVPEKSIIIIHNYSHPHYDVVINRDTRELNYQVLFLGEIGKRKGCYDIPNVVEKVSKIIPKVKFVLAGSGDIQQLKRILEDKGMSKYVEFPGWVRGTGKDKLLRESDIFFLPSYNEGMPMSILDAMGYGLPIVSTNVGGIPKIVVNGKNGYTCEPGDTDCFANYMIELLLCREKLRDFSNGSYEIVEENYSLDLHIKSLEKLYLTYIC, encoded by the coding sequence ATGAGAAAAGTAAATATATGTATGGTCGTGCAAGAGCCATTAGTTAGGGGAGGTATTGCGGCAGTAGTAAATGGATACCGTACTTCGAAGCTAGAGGAAGCGTTTAATATTTATTATATAGAGTCTTATAAAGATGGTGGGAAGTTATCGAAACTTTGTAAAGTAATTTTGGGGTACTTTCATTTTATGTTTATTTTAATGTTCTATAAACCATCTGTTGTTCATATCCACTCTTCTTTTGGTCCTAGTTTTTATAGAAAAATTCCATTTATTTATTTTGCTCATTTTAAAAAGATCCCGATAATCAATCATATTCATGGAGCAGATTTTGAAACTTTTTATACGAAAGCCTCTCAAAAGAAGAAAAAATTAATTCGAAAGATATATAACAAGTGCTCAAAGTTAATTGCGCTATCCGATGAATGGAAGGACAATTTGATGAAGATTGTACCTGAAAAGTCCATTATTATCATCCATAATTATAGTCATCCACATTATGATGTCGTCATAAATAGAGATACACGAGAACTGAATTATCAAGTGCTATTTTTAGGCGAGATTGGCAAGAGAAAAGGTTGCTATGATATACCTAATGTTGTTGAAAAGGTGTCAAAGATCATTCCAAAAGTTAAATTTGTTCTAGCAGGAAGCGGCGACATCCAGCAATTAAAACGAATTCTTGAGGACAAAGGAATGAGTAAATACGTAGAATTCCCTGGATGGGTTCGAGGGACTGGAAAGGATAAATTGCTTAGAGAAAGCGATATTTTCTTTTTACCTTCTTATAATGAAGGGATGCCAATGTCTATATTAGATGCGATGGGTTACGGGTTACCTATTGTAAGTACAAATGTCGGTGGAATTCCCAAAATTGTTGTGAATGGTAAAAACGGATATACTTGCGAACCAGGAGATACGGACTGTTTTGCAAATTACATGATTGAATTACTGTTATGTAGAGAAAAGTTAAGAGATTTTAGTAATGGGAGTTATGAAATAGTGGAGGAGAACTATTCTTTAGATTTGCATATAAAATCACTTGAAAAATTATATTTAACCTATATATGTTGA
- a CDS encoding O-antigen ligase family protein, translated as MNKAKNVTISVYSILLFSIALYTLATLIYSLIPNIPVNKLFAMIVAFTILYLYIQRITLERIIILLFCLFFSIYTTIISEYSSDNINDLLWIVTTVLIIGIASDQKFRSGLEQAIKRNKKWMKMIIIVIELILLMAVITPSSYGNDVGWGKDASYFVGFATHSHTLASACCLLIVLIMTVYKDKKISLMEYAYYILPIYSILFSGARTFLISVLILIMINVYMKKNSKLMRNMTLLVILSSFIFALFNSSMISKFEFTSNNVYAKNMLDSITNGRSEFWKYDLDLFFNSNFFIQLFGRGFEYIYNYNYLKVGIKIWAHNDIINNLISIGLIGTLGYVYIWFKYINNFFKRPRIDFSKVQFIIFMLFTLYIVAPMLLNGLYQYQHYIFSSVLLGQLISQRD; from the coding sequence ATGAATAAAGCTAAAAATGTAACAATCAGTGTATATTCAATTCTTCTTTTTAGTATAGCGTTATATACTTTGGCAACTTTAATTTATTCATTAATCCCGAATATTCCAGTCAATAAGCTGTTTGCAATGATTGTTGCCTTTACAATACTATATTTATATATTCAAAGAATTACTTTAGAACGAATCATAATATTGTTATTCTGTTTATTTTTTTCTATATATACGACCATTATATCTGAATATTCAAGTGATAATATTAATGACTTATTATGGATTGTTACTACTGTTTTAATAATAGGAATAGCTTCCGATCAAAAGTTTCGTAGCGGTCTGGAACAAGCTATTAAGAGAAATAAAAAATGGATGAAAATGATAATTATCGTAATTGAGCTCATATTATTAATGGCTGTTATCACTCCGTCTAGTTATGGAAATGATGTTGGATGGGGAAAAGATGCAAGTTATTTTGTTGGATTTGCAACACATAGTCATACTTTAGCAAGTGCCTGTTGTCTTTTAATTGTATTAATTATGACAGTTTATAAAGATAAGAAAATAAGTTTGATGGAATATGCGTATTATATATTACCTATATACAGTATTCTCTTTTCTGGGGCTAGGACGTTTTTAATTTCGGTTTTAATTTTAATAATGATTAATGTATATATGAAGAAAAATAGTAAGCTCATGCGGAATATGACACTTTTGGTCATCTTAAGCTCATTTATTTTCGCCTTGTTTAATAGTAGCATGATTAGTAAATTCGAGTTTACTTCTAATAATGTGTATGCAAAAAATATGTTAGATTCTATTACTAACGGTAGATCCGAATTTTGGAAGTATGATTTAGATTTATTTTTCAACTCCAATTTTTTTATCCAATTATTCGGTCGGGGATTTGAGTATATATATAATTATAATTATTTGAAAGTCGGCATTAAAATTTGGGCACATAATGATATTATAAATAATTTAATATCGATAGGGTTAATCGGGACTTTAGGGTATGTATATATTTGGTTTAAGTATATTAATAATTTCTTTAAAAGACCTAGGATTGATTTTTCTAAAGTCCAATTTATTATTTTTATGCTATTTACTTTATATATAGTAGCCCCAATGTTGCTTAATGGATTGTATCAATATCAGCATTATATTTTTAGTAGTGTTTTATTAGGACAGCTGATAAGTCAGAGGGATTAA
- a CDS encoding sugar phosphate nucleotidyltransferase — protein sequence MKLILLSGGSGKRLWPLSNDARSKQFLKVLENEDGQLKSMVQRVWMQLKNVNLTESTIIATCKTQVDMIQNQLGQKVDLVIEPSRRDTFPAIALAASFLYSEKKLPLDEVVTILPVDPFVQETFFEQVTELENILNQTEAEIALIGVTPTYPSSKYGYIIPSTNPTHSLNYTRVQRFIEKPTELLAESLIEQNALWNCGVFAFKLSFILSILEERGFPLDYNELRTQYDKLPNTSFDYEVVEKTENIIALPYDAYWKDLGTWRTLTEEMSTTQIGKGIITEDCEETHLINELDIPIVVLGVSNVIVAASPDGILVADKDKSPRIKEIVGQSHNRPMYEERRWGWYKVLDHLKTEEDYEVLTKRIGVKAGKNLSYQYHQQRSEIWTVIKGEGLFVHNDQLRVVRPGDVLQIPVGEKHGLKAVTDLEIIEIQTGAQLIEEDIVRVFMTWDEVEEHCYELNN from the coding sequence ATGAAATTAATTTTACTTTCAGGCGGTTCAGGTAAACGTCTTTGGCCGTTATCAAATGATGCGCGGTCAAAGCAGTTTCTTAAAGTATTAGAAAATGAGGATGGTCAATTAAAATCAATGGTCCAGCGTGTATGGATGCAATTAAAAAATGTAAATTTAACGGAATCAACCATCATTGCAACGTGTAAAACGCAAGTAGATATGATTCAAAATCAGCTTGGTCAAAAAGTGGACTTAGTAATCGAGCCGAGCAGGAGAGATACTTTTCCAGCTATTGCATTAGCAGCATCCTTCCTTTATTCCGAAAAAAAGTTACCGCTAGATGAAGTAGTTACCATCTTGCCGGTGGATCCATTTGTACAAGAAACCTTTTTTGAACAAGTGACTGAATTAGAAAATATATTAAATCAAACAGAAGCAGAAATCGCACTTATTGGTGTTACACCTACTTATCCTTCCTCTAAATATGGCTACATTATACCTAGTACAAATCCTACTCACTCACTTAATTATACTCGTGTTCAACGTTTTATAGAAAAACCGACAGAACTTTTAGCAGAAAGTTTAATCGAACAAAATGCACTATGGAACTGTGGTGTATTTGCATTTAAATTAAGTTTTATCCTATCCATCCTGGAAGAGCGTGGATTTCCACTTGATTATAATGAATTACGAACACAATATGACAAACTTCCTAATACTAGTTTTGACTATGAAGTTGTTGAAAAAACAGAAAATATAATTGCTCTACCTTACGATGCCTATTGGAAAGATCTAGGTACTTGGAGGACATTAACTGAAGAAATGAGTACAACACAAATTGGTAAAGGAATTATTACGGAAGATTGTGAGGAAACGCATTTAATTAATGAACTAGATATTCCTATCGTTGTATTAGGTGTTTCCAATGTCATAGTAGCAGCAAGTCCAGATGGAATTTTAGTTGCGGACAAAGACAAAAGTCCTCGCATTAAAGAAATTGTAGGTCAATCACATAATCGCCCAATGTATGAGGAGCGTCGTTGGGGATGGTATAAAGTTTTAGATCATCTAAAAACGGAAGAAGATTACGAAGTGCTTACAAAACGAATAGGTGTGAAAGCCGGTAAAAATCTTAGCTATCAATATCATCAACAAAGAAGTGAGATTTGGACCGTGATTAAAGGTGAGGGGCTATTTGTCCACAATGATCAATTACGTGTAGTCCGCCCAGGAGATGTGTTACAAATTCCAGTTGGCGAAAAGCATGGATTAAAAGCAGTAACGGATTTAGAAATCATTGAAATTCAAACAGGGGCGCAGTTAATTGAAGAAGATATAGTAAGAGTATTCATGACATGGGATGAAGTGGAAGAGCATTGTTATGAATTAAATAATTAA
- a CDS encoding glycosyltransferase family 2 protein: protein MGEILVSIHCPTYNHEHYIADAIESFLMQKTNFKFEILIHDDASTDRTAEIIKMYEEKYPDIINPIYQIENQRSQGISVTQLNFKRAKGKYIAICEGDDYWTDPQKLQKQIDFMEGHPDCSLSVHAGTVVSATDKKKKRNNRPNQGDKFYTVEEVIEGGGGLFLTNSMLFHAELGQSRPRYLENAPVGDYPLVINLSLQGKVHYMDEFLSAYRVGNGESWTGKNTSTIEKVTAHFHEISNMLDELNLYTNYQYDDAIKRKKKLDQVHILLKQRKFDEVKKGVYKDTYLKLDDKTKLIIFMEQYSPWVVNFFKARRRWISWMVK from the coding sequence ATGGGGGAAATTTTAGTAAGTATTCACTGTCCCACATATAATCATGAGCATTATATAGCTGATGCTATTGAGAGTTTTTTAATGCAAAAAACAAATTTTAAGTTTGAAATATTAATTCATGATGATGCCTCAACGGATAGAACAGCGGAAATTATTAAAATGTATGAGGAAAAATACCCCGACATCATCAATCCTATTTATCAAATAGAAAATCAAAGATCACAAGGAATATCGGTAACTCAGTTAAATTTCAAGAGAGCAAAAGGGAAATATATTGCCATATGTGAAGGCGATGATTATTGGACGGATCCTCAAAAGTTACAAAAACAAATTGATTTTATGGAAGGTCATCCTGATTGTAGCTTGAGTGTCCATGCTGGTACTGTCGTTTCGGCAACAGATAAGAAAAAGAAACGGAATAATCGCCCAAACCAAGGCGATAAATTTTATACGGTTGAGGAAGTAATTGAAGGTGGTGGTGGGCTTTTTTTGACAAATTCGATGCTGTTTCATGCGGAATTAGGTCAAAGTAGGCCCCGTTATTTAGAAAATGCGCCAGTTGGAGATTATCCTTTAGTAATCAATTTATCTTTACAAGGAAAAGTGCATTATATGGATGAATTTTTGTCGGCTTACCGTGTAGGAAACGGTGAATCATGGACTGGCAAAAACACTTCCACTATTGAAAAAGTTACTGCCCACTTTCATGAAATTTCTAATATGCTTGATGAATTAAATCTGTATACAAACTATCAGTATGACGATGCGATTAAGAGGAAAAAAAAGCTTGATCAAGTCCATATTTTATTAAAACAGAGAAAGTTTGATGAAGTAAAAAAAGGAGTATATAAAGATACTTATTTAAAGTTAGACGATAAAACAAAGTTAATTATATTTATGGAACAATATAGTCCATGGGTAGTGAACTTCTTTAAAGCTAGAAGGAGATGGATTAGTTGGATGGTGAAGTAA
- a CDS encoding lipopolysaccharide biosynthesis protein encodes MDGEVTKSKVLTSLLWKLMERGGTQGIQLIVMIVLARLLLPEEFGLIVLVTIFLTIAGVFVQSGFNTALIQKKDVDDIDYSSIFYLSLFVASVLYLILFFTAPLIAVFFEQPNFMTVLRVLSCTLFLGAFHSIQNAIIAKKMEFKKLFMSSLGANIISGIAGVWMAYNGFGVWSLVGHQLLNQFMITLFLWFTVTWRPQLHFSVKRIKTLFSFGWKLMVSSLIDALYSNIRNVLVGKLYSPATLAFYNRGDQFPSFLVSNINGSIQSVMLPTLSSYQDDKQRVKDIVRRSIVTSAFIVFPMMIGLAVIAEPLVKILLTEKWLPSVPFLQIFCFIYALWPIHTANLQAINALGRSDIFLKLEIVKKLVGLLILGISLPFGVHAMAIGIFIGGIIGLFINAYPNLNLLNYSIQEQWKDILPSLLISFVMGGIIYPIQWFGMSDMLTVTIQIGTGVVLYISLATIFKLECFTYLLETIREMLGRKKGIAVKELY; translated from the coding sequence TTGGATGGTGAAGTAACGAAATCGAAAGTTCTTACATCTCTTCTATGGAAACTAATGGAGCGCGGTGGAACACAAGGAATTCAATTAATCGTGATGATTGTGTTAGCAAGGCTGCTCTTACCAGAGGAGTTCGGTTTAATTGTCCTAGTAACTATATTTCTGACAATTGCCGGCGTGTTTGTACAAAGTGGATTTAATACGGCACTTATTCAGAAGAAAGATGTAGATGACATCGATTACTCATCTATCTTTTATTTAAGCCTATTTGTAGCAAGTGTTCTTTACCTCATTCTTTTTTTTACGGCACCATTAATTGCCGTCTTTTTTGAGCAACCAAATTTCATGACGGTTTTGCGAGTTCTATCCTGTACATTATTTTTAGGCGCTTTTCATTCCATTCAAAATGCGATTATTGCTAAAAAAATGGAGTTTAAAAAACTATTTATGAGTAGTTTAGGCGCGAATATAATTTCAGGGATAGCAGGAGTATGGATGGCCTATAACGGTTTCGGCGTTTGGTCATTAGTTGGACACCAATTATTGAATCAATTTATGATCACGCTATTTTTGTGGTTTACCGTTACGTGGAGACCGCAGCTGCACTTCTCAGTGAAAAGAATTAAAACATTATTTTCATTTGGCTGGAAGTTAATGGTGTCATCATTGATTGATGCGCTTTACTCGAATATACGCAACGTATTGGTCGGTAAATTATATAGCCCCGCGACCCTAGCTTTTTATAATAGAGGGGATCAATTTCCAAGCTTTCTTGTTAGTAATATTAATGGTTCGATTCAGTCTGTCATGCTTCCAACATTGTCATCCTATCAAGATGATAAACAACGAGTAAAGGACATTGTACGGCGATCGATTGTTACGAGCGCATTTATTGTATTTCCAATGATGATTGGTTTGGCTGTCATTGCAGAACCACTTGTTAAAATTTTATTAACCGAAAAGTGGCTTCCATCTGTTCCATTCTTACAAATTTTTTGTTTTATATATGCTTTATGGCCAATTCATACAGCGAACTTACAAGCGATTAATGCTTTAGGTAGAAGTGATATTTTTTTGAAATTAGAAATTGTTAAGAAACTAGTAGGACTACTTATTTTAGGAATAAGCTTGCCATTTGGCGTTCATGCGATGGCTATTGGCATTTTCATTGGTGGTATCATAGGATTATTTATTAATGCCTATCCCAATTTGAATTTATTAAATTATAGTATTCAAGAACAATGGAAAGATATACTCCCTTCTTTACTTATTTCGTTCGTTATGGGGGGGATCATTTACCCCATTCAGTGGTTCGGAATGTCGGATATGCTAACAGTTACCATTCAAATCGGAACGGGAGTCGTACTTTATATTAGTTTAGCGACTATTTTCAAACTAGAGTGCTTTACGTATTTATTAGAGACGATAAGAGAAATGCTTGGTAGAAAGAAAGGTATAGCGGTTAAAGAACTTTATTAA
- a CDS encoding GNAT family N-acetyltransferase has protein sequence MLTIKAIDGTKNRKSELDLINFDEKEKWDAIVKSFTNFDIYYLTSYIKAFEIHGDGVPLLFYYDDENFKAINVVMKRDISNDMRFRGKIESNVFYDIMTPYGYGGFLIEGNVTQASLKKLEHAYCTLCLKEGIISEFVRFHPVKNNSEYMKEIYDISLLGKTITMPLSSQNQILSNLTSEKRKRIRKAKKLGFEIYWGRSPKLIAEFIRLYNSTMENNHAADYYYFTSEFFESILYDLKYNSSVFYAVDNKENIVAMAIFLYINEQINCFLSASNKELDHLALTNLIMYEVACWGSENGYKTLHMGGGVGGKEDSLYHFKKAFNKNSATNFILGKKIFNEEKYGELVEIRRIADDFNEETQYFPIYRS, from the coding sequence ATGTTAACTATAAAAGCAATTGATGGGACAAAAAACCGGAAATCAGAGCTTGATCTAATAAATTTTGATGAAAAGGAAAAATGGGATGCAATTGTAAAAAGCTTTACTAATTTTGATATTTATTACCTCACCAGTTATATAAAAGCGTTCGAAATCCATGGAGATGGTGTACCATTGCTGTTCTATTATGACGATGAAAATTTTAAGGCTATCAATGTTGTGATGAAAAGAGATATATCAAATGATATGCGGTTTAGAGGGAAAATAGAGTCGAATGTTTTTTATGATATTATGACGCCATATGGTTATGGTGGTTTTTTAATAGAAGGAAATGTAACACAAGCAAGCTTAAAGAAACTTGAACATGCTTATTGTACCCTATGCCTAAAAGAAGGAATTATTAGTGAATTTGTTCGTTTTCATCCTGTTAAAAACAATAGTGAGTATATGAAGGAGATTTATGATATTTCACTACTTGGAAAAACGATTACAATGCCATTAAGTTCACAAAATCAAATTTTGAGTAACCTTACAAGTGAAAAAAGAAAACGGATTAGAAAAGCGAAGAAATTAGGATTTGAAATTTATTGGGGCAGATCACCAAAATTAATTGCTGAATTTATACGTTTGTATAATTCTACGATGGAGAATAATCATGCTGCAGATTATTACTATTTTACAAGTGAATTCTTTGAAAGTATTCTTTATGATTTAAAATACAATTCATCCGTATTTTATGCTGTTGATAATAAAGAAAACATCGTAGCAATGGCAATTTTCTTATATATAAACGAACAAATTAACTGTTTCTTGTCTGCATCAAATAAAGAGCTTGATCATCTTGCACTAACTAATTTAATCATGTATGAAGTCGCTTGTTGGGGGAGCGAAAATGGGTATAAAACGCTTCATATGGGTGGAGGTGTAGGAGGGAAAGAGGATAGTTTATATCATTTTAAAAAGGCGTTCAACAAAAATTCGGCAACTAATTTCATACTCGGAAAAAAAATTTTTAATGAAGAGAAGTATGGGGAGTTAGTTGAAATTAGAAGAATAGCAGATGACTTTAATGAAGAAACACAGTATTTTCCAATCTATAGAAGCTAA
- a CDS encoding ATP-grasp domain-containing protein, with the protein MKKLLMLGGAPSQVPAIKKAKEMGIFVITCDYLEKNPGHQFANEYYNVSTIDKEAVLALAKSLQIDGIMCYAADSGAPTVAYVAEQLGLPAFPYKSVEILSSKDLFRSFLKENNFNVPHAKGYSTLEEATADFHHFKMPVMIKPIDASGSRGISKIDSPELLKEKVEYALHFSRAKRFIIEEYIEKSGFQVGVDCFSVNGSLVFSGIANNHFESRLSNPFFPVGESYPSNISKGMQNKVHHEIQRLIELLDLKTGPCNVEIQFDDKENVYILDIGVRNSGDLTQIIKYADDIDLIEFTIKAALGEDCTSLMMGQTEEYWSNYSVISEKSGLFRGITIADEFLKHNIIELEVQLNQESKLVEPGDLLGKMILKFDSMKDMLNKMENIENSLNVIVEESIVSDVLK; encoded by the coding sequence ATGAAAAAGTTATTAATGCTAGGTGGTGCACCATCACAAGTTCCAGCTATTAAGAAAGCAAAAGAGATGGGGATTTTTGTTATAACATGTGACTATCTTGAAAAGAATCCCGGCCATCAATTTGCTAATGAATACTACAATGTTAGCACGATAGATAAAGAAGCAGTTTTAGCATTAGCCAAGTCATTACAAATAGATGGAATTATGTGTTATGCGGCAGATTCAGGAGCGCCCACAGTAGCCTATGTTGCGGAACAGTTAGGTTTGCCAGCATTTCCATATAAATCTGTTGAAATCCTGTCTAGTAAAGATTTGTTTCGCTCCTTTTTAAAGGAAAATAATTTTAACGTTCCACATGCAAAAGGATATTCCACGTTAGAAGAAGCAACTGCAGATTTTCATCACTTTAAAATGCCGGTGATGATTAAACCAATTGATGCATCAGGAAGCAGAGGGATTTCGAAAATAGATTCACCGGAGTTACTTAAAGAAAAGGTCGAATATGCTTTACATTTCTCAAGAGCTAAACGTTTTATTATTGAAGAATATATTGAAAAATCCGGTTTTCAGGTTGGGGTAGATTGTTTTTCTGTAAATGGAAGTTTAGTTTTTTCCGGAATTGCAAATAACCATTTTGAATCCCGACTGAGCAATCCATTTTTTCCAGTAGGAGAAAGTTATCCTAGTAATATTTCGAAGGGTATGCAGAATAAAGTTCATCATGAAATTCAAAGATTAATCGAATTGTTAGATTTAAAGACGGGTCCTTGTAATGTAGAGATTCAATTTGATGACAAAGAAAATGTTTATATTTTGGATATTGGTGTGCGAAATAGTGGAGATTTAACGCAAATAATAAAGTATGCAGATGACATTGACTTAATCGAATTTACAATTAAAGCGGCATTGGGCGAGGATTGTACGTCTTTAATGATGGGCCAAACAGAAGAATATTGGTCAAATTATTCAGTGATTAGTGAGAAGAGTGGTTTATTCAGAGGGATTACTATTGCAGATGAGTTTCTTAAACATAATATTATTGAATTAGAAGTTCAATTAAATCAAGAAAGTAAATTGGTAGAACCCGGTGATTTATTGGGGAAAATGATATTAAAATTTGATTCAATGAAGGATATGCTAAACAAAATGGAAAATATAGAAAATTCGTTGAATGTAATTGTTGAAGAAAGTATAGTGAGCGATGTTTTGAAATAA